A region from the Silene latifolia isolate original U9 population chromosome 7, ASM4854445v1, whole genome shotgun sequence genome encodes:
- the LOC141590338 gene encoding uncharacterized protein LOC141590338, whose translation MDCPASGSLYTWCNKQDPSTRVYSRLDRVLVNPMWLTANPLAYAHFYCEGTFDHTPSVVQEQCDGPKKRRSFKYLNMWSQSVDFKSCVQEHWSKYWPGTKMYQLTRKLKNLKGPLKSLNRHDFDDIENNAARARMYLESIQEKLRIDPNNPDLIHMEIEAASSVRFLEDACYTFLVQKSKVTWVDKGDSNNRYFHSVIKTRQVRSKIMKIEDNKGMLCEDISHIQNAFIDFYTDLLGTSSSITKVSQHVVQLGNIFSEEHRAILFSPITNDEIKQGAQGLRQGDPLSPLLFTIAMEYLSRILAYTTATFPFKFHPLCSPLRLSHLMFADDLLLFCKGDVKSIMVILRSFSTFSHASGLQMNPTKTNAFFNGVPTDIKHEILQISGVHEGSLPFRYLGVPITCGRMSKLDCSILVEKLITRIRSFGSKKLSYSGRLVLVSSVLTALYNYLVNIFVIPKGVLNKVNSICRNYLWDGGPDFIRCPRVSWEKVCSPKSEGGLGLRDSHIWNIAAVGKLVWWVYFNPDRLWVKWVNQIYLKGQNWDDYQPGTDISWGWKSVCRIKDKLAAGYSNGQWVWNPWCIPKHQFIAWLVAREALLLKERLLSLGIAADADCLLCGKGIENHIHLFQTCEYARKIYAELGTLLDVALPATDLIYLIGSGQHSKLKKGVLLCAVLAAQYHIWIQCNQARVAGCILRPNLVVSQIMKLLKMRVSSRLQPNLVSRDVMWLSSVKLHL comes from the exons ATGGATTGTCCAGCTTCTGGATCTCTTTATACTTGGTGCAACAAGCAAGATCCTTCCACCAGAGTGTATAGCCGTCTTGACAGAGTTTTAGTGAATCCAATGTGGCTCACTGCAAATCCCCTTGCCTATGCTCACTTTTATTGTGAGGGCACATTTGATCATACACCAAGTGTGGTGCAAGAACAATGTGATGGACCTAAGAAGAGGAGAAGCTTCAAATATCTCAACATGTGGAGTCAATCTGTTGACTTCAAGTCTTGTGTCCAAGAGCATTGGAGTAAATATTGGCCTGGGACCAAAATGTACCAGTTAACTCGTAAGCTGAAAAATCTTAAAGGGCCACTAAAGAGTCTCAATAGGCATGACTTTGATGATATTGAGAACAATGCTGCCAGAGCTAGGATGTATCTTGAATCCATTCAGGAGAAGTTAAGGATTGATCCCAACAACCCTGATCTTATTCATATGGAAATTGAAGCTGCTAGCAGTGTGAGATTTCTGGAGGATGCTTGCTATACCTTCTTAGTGCAGAAATCCAAAGTCACATGGGTGGATAAAGGGGACAGCAACAACAGATACTTCCACAGTGTGATCAAAACAAGGCAAGTGAGGagtaaaattatgaaaattgagGATAATAAGGGTATGCTGTGTGAAGATATCAGTCATATTCAGAATGCTTTTATTGATTTCTACACTGATTTGCTTGGCACCAGTTCATCTATTACAAAGGTCTCTCAACATGTGGTTCAGCTGGGTAATATTTTTTCTGAGGAGCATCGTGCTATCCTGTTTTCTCCCATCACAAATGATGAGATAAAACAG GGGGCTCAGGGGCTGAGGCAGGGAGATCCCCTATCTCCCCTTCTTTTCACTATAGCTATGGAGTATTTGAGTAGGATATTAGCCTATACCACTGCTACTTTCCCTTTCAAATTCCATCCTCTTTGTAGTCCCTTGAGATTGTCCCacctgatgtttgctgatgatcttttACTATTCTGCAAAGGAGATGTGAAGTCTATTATGGTTATTTTGAGATCCTTTTCCACCTTTTCTCATGCCTCTGGTCTTCAGATGAATCCTACCAAGACTAATGCTTTTTTTAATGGGGTTCCTACTGATATTAAGCATGAGATTCTGCAAATTTCTGGGGTCCATGAAGGCTCCCTGCCATTCAGGTATCTGGGAGTTCCCATTACCTGTGGTAGAATGTCTAAGTTGGACTGTAGTATTTTGGTGGAGAAACTAATCACTCGTATAAGAAGTTTTGGTTCAAAAAAATTGTCATACTCTGGGAGATTGGTGTTAGTGTCCTCTGTTCTTACTGCTCTTTACAATTACTTGGTGAATATCTTTGTTATACCTAAGGGTGTGCTCAACAAAGTCAATTCCATTTGTAGAAATTATCTTTGGGATGGAGGGCCTGACTTTATCAGATGCCCAAGAGTGAGTTGGGAGAAAGTCTGCTCCCCCAAGTCTGAGGGGGGACTGGGTCTTAGAGATAGTCATATCTGGAACATTGCAGCCGTGGGCAAGTTAGTATGGTGGGTTTATTTCAATCCAGATAGACTTTGGGTGAAGTGGGTTAACCAAATTTATTTAAAGGGCCAAAACTGGGATGATTATCAACCTGGGACTGATATCAGTTGGGGTTGGAAGTCAGTTTGTAGGATCAAGGATAAACTGGCTGCTGGTTATTCCAATGGGCAATGG GTCTGGAATCCTTGGTGTATCCCTAAACATCAATTTATTGCTTGGCTTGTGGCTAGAGAGGCTCTTCTGCTCAAGGAGAGGCTGCTGTCCCTAGGCATAGCTGCTGATGCTGACTGTTTACTCTGTGGTAAGGGGATTGAAAATCATATTCACTTGTTTCAGACATGTGAATATGCAAGAAAGATTTATGCTGAGCTTGGTACTCTGTTGGATGTTGCTCTTCCTGCAACTGACTTGATATATCTGATAGGTTCTGGGCAGCATTCCAAACTGAAGAAAGGGGTCCTCCTGTGTGCTGTTCTTGCAGCTCAATACCACATTTGGATCCAATGTAATCAGGCTAGGGTTGCAGGCTGCATCCTTAGGCCTAATCTAGTTGTGTCACAGATAATGAAGTTACTAAAAATGAGAGTTAGTTCACGGCTTCAGCCTAATTTAGTAAGTCGAGATGTTATGTGGCTAAGTAGTGTCAAATTGCATTTGTAG